The Setaria viridis chromosome 2, Setaria_viridis_v4.0, whole genome shotgun sequence DNA window AACTTAAACATAGGTTGTTTCCTGCTCCTATTTTCCTGCCCAGTGCTAAGTAGTAAAGGTATATGGTCTGATATTTCCCTACTCAAAGCATCCACCATGGCTAGTGGGAATTGTTGTTCCTATTCCGTACTGACCAGCACCCTATCTAATCTTTCATAGGTTGGAGTCTTTAAAGAATTAGCCCAAGTGTATTTTCTTCCCGACATCTCTATTCCTTCATATTTAAGCTATCTATGATAGCATTAAAAAGGAAAGGCCACTTTTCGTCATatctttcattatttttttcacttGGGTTCCTAATGATATTGAAATCTCCCCAAGCGCAATAGGTAAATTTTCCTTGCTACAGGCATGAACTAGTTCTGTAAGGAAAGCCTCTTTGAATTCAGGTTGTGCTGCCCCATAAACAGCCACGAACACATATTGAAAGTTATCCTTCCTAGTTCTCAGTCTGAATTTCACATAAAAATCTCCTTCATCTATACTTACTATATCTAGCTCATCTAAATCAACTCCGAGGAGAATACCTTCTTATCTGCCATGTGGTTGTGTCCAATACCATATGTAATTTCTACCCCCCACAAAAGTTATTTAAAGTGGACTGGGTGAAATCTTTTTTCCTGTTTCCAAAAGAGCTATGAAAGCTAAATTATGCTCTTTAACAGTACTAGTGACGAATCTAGTTTTAGCCAAGTCACTATGGATCTGCCCTGTACTACCACAGAATTATTATTGGTCACATGCGTCTTCTTCCCATCTAGCGGTCCTCAGCTACCCCTTCTCACCACTTAGCCATTCTCCACTCATGGGCGCCATGACCAACTTGCGACCTCCCTCTATGTCTGAGATAGATAGAATGATAGAAACGGTATATTACGGTCACGCTATTTATTGAGAAGCTTCTCATTGTCGGTTGACTCTTGACTGGACCATTGGTAAGGAGAAGTGAATTAGTTGGTCAGTCTTAGTGCACAGTTATTAAGATTGGAAACTAGGTAACTGTACCTGTTGAGTGTCATGAGGATGAAACTcttctcacatatgatgaaactcttcctctctcctcataaatacCTTACCAAGTTAGTAAAATTGGTGATGCAGCATGAAAATTGATGCTTATGAAACTCTCCATGAAACTTTCACGGGGACTGGCTTTGATACGGATGCAAGTGGCAGAGGACACGGTTCTTCTAAGCTTAACTGTCAATTAATTTCTTTAAAAAATCTATGGTTTGAAAAAGAAAGttataaaaaaagaattttCTATTAGTGCAATCCAGACCGGCCCACCAATTCCCCTGCTCCGTTCCGCGTGAAAATCGCGGAGTAAGCCCAGTATCGAGGCCCATTGTGTTCGTGTCCGCCACCGACACCGCCACAGCCCGGCCGTTCAGGGCCAGTCGCACTCGCACGCGGCACCCGCGCGCACGTTCTCAGCCGCGTGAATACCCCtcgtgctcgccggcgccgttcTGCTCCTCCGGGGCGCAACGCCAGCCTCTCTCGGCGGTCTTCGGGACCACGACGGCTCTCTTCTTCGCGCAGCTTCGCATTCCGGTTCGCTAGCTTAATTAAGATGGTTAGGATTTTTTTATTCAAGGTCTCTAGTTACGATTTTTGaagtgcctttttttttccggCGTCCTATCCGGCCAAGGTTTATAACGCTCGAGCAGGCCCGCATCACTGGTACCGTCGCTGCACCAGCTCTACGACTAGGAGAACCGTACAATACAAAGCGGCATGGTAGTGCTCACTGCTCACCGATTAACATCAGACGTCGACTGCCATTTCCATTCCGACGGCTGCAACAATTGTACCTGTCAAAAGCTACAAGCCTACCAGCAGTCCACCGGCGCTGAGGTGACGAGACCCCAAAATTGACTGTATTGCTGCATATCGCCGAGGGCTAAGAGCCAAGGTCCTAGGATATATTCTTTGACTCGTGCGTGCTCGCTCCTTATCTTCAATCACTCCTATTTGCTACTAGTATATATAGTAAAACTTTGACTAGGAACTTTTGATATCTCGTTCGGGTACCCTTGTCCTGTCCTTGGATTTACTTTTGAGATTGATGAGTTGTCAATAGAGCAAAAGATACATAATTCTAGGAAGGTTCGTTGGCGTGTCGAGAAAAGAGTCCGATGAAACCACTTCTTAGATAAGCAATGGACAGCAGAATTCAAGGGTGCCCATGGTAATAGGTAGGAATCTCTAAACGGTTTCAGCCAATAACTATATTcgataaaaaaagagagaaagaaatccATTTTACTATCCTGAACCGTGTACTTTGTTTACATTACCTCTAAATAaaattttggttcaatttactcACTCAAACTCTTTCAATCGATGAAATATGCTTCTAAtgagatttctcttttttcttcttcatgacAAGGTGAGTTTTAAGTTTGAGATTTTGACCGAGCACCATGAATTATGTTAAAAATAATATGCTAAAAATATTTCATGGTTTTTTTCATAagttacactagtagagaactgacttccatccaaccccttttatctcggttaacattggacccgggactaaaatggctttagtcctgggtcaaaaatgaggcaccgaaaGGATACCGACGGGAGAggttttagtcctggttgtaaagATCTAGCACTGACaccaccccttttgtcccgattggaaatTCGAACCggtccaaccgggataaaagatttaGCCCCTGTTAGAATTACCGgttacaaccgggataaaagggagggcttttgtcccggttggaatttccaaccggacAAAAGGGGGGCGTTGCGCGGCTCAAGGCAGCGCTCTCCGCTTCTCCCAGGCTCTCCTCTCCACTTATCTCCTTATCCTccccacccttttatcccgattgaaAATTCCAATTGGAACAAAAGCCCTCCCTTtttcccggttggaatttccaaccgggataaaagggaggcATCGCGCGGCTCGAGGCAACACTCTCCGCTTCTCCCAGGCTCTCCTCTCCACTtatctcctcatcctcttcctcctcccaggcttcttttcctttcctcatcctcctccctctcctcatcaCTGGAGATCTCCAACGGCGCTCCCCTCACCTCCCGTcgctgccgccccctccccttccccctctgctcgcccctcactggcagtgaggagcggcagcgggccgAGGGTAGGGCGGTGGCGTGGCCGAGCGGCTGgcggccgagcggcggcgggcggaggtgggcggAGCCGAGGCGGGAggcgcgacgggcggcggcgggtggagccaaggcgcgcggcgggcgggcgagggcgggTGGACCGAGGCAGGCAgtgcgggcggccgggcggccgcGCAGGtgcttttttttcaaaactttttagttcctgttggtaacaccaaccggaactaaaggtcacccgggactaaagaacccccttTTGTCTCCAAAAATTAATCCCAGTTGAGCATTTGAGAGATATGACccttacaaccgggactaatactcacTTTTCCACCGGCGTTAGGACCCTAGAGAAACAAAAATACATGAAAATAATGCTGAAAGCTTCTCAAAGAACTTTCGTAATATATGATATCATTCATAATCATATATCACCGTACAAAAATTCAAGTTAACTCAATTTATATGcgaagaaaaaagataaatctttAGGGGATAGAATGGAACCAGTTGAAATAGTTTGAAGAGCAAATTAAGCCAAAATATTGTTCAATAGATCAGTTAGATGGTGGATTGTTGGTCCAGTAAATTATTTTGTTCTTCGTATTAACTTACGAATATGCGCAAAATCATAGAACATGAATTCAGTCGTATTCATTGAGTAGATTGGGTCTCTGGGCATTTATGATTCAATTCATATTCTATTTTGTGCACATGTTCATAATTTTAATTTAATACTAAGGCCAGATTGCATTCGGTCCCAGTTGATTCGAGACCTGAACACTGGAATGAGAAGAGGACAAAACCTGTTTTTTTATCGGATGTATCTACTAGCTATAGATATCTGGCAAAAAATTTCACATAATTTTGAGAAACACGACCCTGTCAATCATCGCCACAAGAACACCACTTTCCCGTGCGTGCTTTGCACAAAGTACTATATTAGTAGCATGCGGTGCACACAGCTCACATCTTGAAGGAGCGAAATCATCCGCTGCCGGCGTCAGCGTTGTATCCAAAGCGTCCACCGTCGTGCTAGATTCCACAACTAGGCAGGCAGACGCCACACGCCAGCCGTCCTGGTGTGCGTCACTGCGTCTCGTGCAGACAGACGCGGTCCACAGCTCGCCACGGCCATGGACGTGGAAGCGCGCAAGGAcgcggcgcccgcgcgcggcaaGGCGATGCGCCGCCTCCTGGTGGCGCTCAACTGCGGGATGCTCGCGCTGGGTGCCATCGGCGGGCCGCTCCTCAGCCGCCTCTACTTCAGCAAGGGCGGCCACCGTCAGTGGCTGTCTGCGTGGCTCGAGACCGCCGGCTGGCCGCTGCTGCTGGTCCCCGTGGTGGCGGCTTAcgtcgcccgccgcgcgcgcgaccGGGCCGCCCCGGCCCTCCTCACCCCGCCGCGCATCCTGCTGGCCGCGGTGGGCCTCGGCGTCGCCACGGGCGTGGACGACTTCATCTACGCCTACGGGCTCTCGTACCTCCCCGTGTCCACCTCCGCGATCCTCATCTCGACGCAGCTCGCGTTCACGGTGCTCTTCGCGTTCCTCGTCGTGCGGCAGCGGCTGACCGCCGCGTCCGTGAACGCCGTGGCGCTCCTCACCGTGGGCGCCGTCGTGCTGGGGCTGCACGTCTCCTCCGACCGGCCCCCCGGGGTCACCAGGGGCCAGTACTGGCTGGGGTTCATCCTCacgctcggcgccgccgcgctctacGGCCTGGTCCTGCCGCTGGTCGAGCTCGCGTAcaggcgcgccgccggcggcgggcgcgccgtGACGTACGCGCTGGTGATAGAGATGCAGCTGGTGATGGGGTTCTTCGCCACCGCGTTCTGCACCGTGGGCATGATCGTGAACAAGGATTTCCAGGTGCGTTCCCCACGTGTCACCCCGCCTCCGCTCCTACTCCGCGAGAGTTTGACTTGGACGCCTCGACCTCGATCGGTATCTAGTTCCAAGTCCCAACGAAACGGTAGCAACAAACAACCAAACTAGGGTGACGTTAGGTGTGCATTTGCAATGATTTAGGCCTCTCTGAATTGCGAATTAGATTAACATTAGACTTAACTGTCTGCATGGTTTGTTCTACTAACTTGGATCTGAAACCGACGTGAGGAATACAATACCCGCCCGTAACTAGCCGGTCTGTAACGGCACCAATACCAACCCCAGATTTTGCAGCCTGGATTCGCAAGTAGAGTAACCATCAGGCCTTAAGATTGTGCCGAACCCTTTTGCCGGCTTCGATAAGATTGTGCACAATTCGCCCACAGCGGAAAGGAGGGGGGCAGCGCGTGGAACTCGTGGCTGTGGCGCCCGCACAAGAGCCTGCCGAGTCTGTGCCGTGCATTATTCAATTTCATCGCGCAGATTTACATCACAGTTAAAGTAGTAAAATTCTTGACCCAGAGAGATCCAGAGAGAAAAGGACGCGAACCTGTCCATTTTCATCCAAAGGAATCAATTATTGATGGTGCGTGTGCGAGAACGAATCTCTGACAAAAGATCATGGCTGGAAAGACAAATATGATCAGCCCATTCGCTGAATGCTTCCACGGTCATGTCATAGCTAGTGTCTTCTCAGTACTTTGATCTGGATGCTCTGTACCGCCGCGCGTACAAAAGCCATATGTTTGTGTAAAAAGTCGAAACTTAGAGAAGCTTTTAACTTTTGACTCTTTGTATTGAGAAGAATAGAACGATAGAATGTTCAGCTACAACACGAGTTTACCGGGCACTCGCACACGAGTTGAAAAACTTTTCAAGAAACTACTGTTGCCTAAAACACACAACTCAAAGGGGAAAAAACAGGCAAGTTCAGGTAGGTTGCAGGCCTGCAGCCGGTCACCCAAGCAGGGCCAACTTTTGACTCTGAACTGAGAGTATGCTAGGTTTGCATTGTACCGAGAAATGAGTGCCTAGTTGACTGGCAGGTGATGAGTTGCCCATCGAATTTTTGATTGTAGTCccgactaaaattcatgtcacattgaatattcagaggctaattaggaggattaaatatgagctaattataaaactaattacacagattgaggttaattcacgagacaaatctattaagtctaattaatccatcattaacacatgtttactgtagcatcacattgtcaaatcatggactaattaggcttaatagattcatctcgcaaattagtctctatctgtgcaattggttttataattagttatttaatactcctaattagtatctaaacattcgatgtgatagaaagtttaggagggactaaagaaacaaacacctccTATCCATCCTTTCTGATGAAGGACGACAAGATTGCTCCCGTCCTCTCCTTTAATTTCCGGAACACCTTTGTTCGCGTAATCTTGTTTAGGCAATTTTCTGAAGCATATATTCAAAAGGACATCTTGCGCGAAACATGCTAGGTTACAAATGAAACACACACTAGTACACTACCACTTTcagaaaaagaaattaaaggaTGCAGAGTGGGCAACATCACAGTTGTCCTCCAGTCCTCGCCTCCCCAAAGCAAAGGGGAATCAGCACCTCAGCACACTAGCATACAGCAGTACTGCTCCACTAGCAATGGCGGATAGCATACAAAAGGACGGGGCACCAGGACGCACTAGCGCCAGGGCCTCAGGTGCAAGTTCATCAGGAAAACCTAACCGGGTAGTGCCACAGTGCCACCAGCCAAAGGTAACGAGGATGACTGAAAAAGCAAGAGCAATAAGGAGCGACAGTGCTCAGGAGTAAGGATTTCTGGTGACCAATGATCGTTGGGGGCCCGACAGATGCAAGCGTTTCACCCGTCGCAGCACTTTGCAGTTCAACTTTGCGCCTTCCTAGCTGATATAAAGCTTGTTTAATTAACACTGATAGTACTGCTTTTTGTTAATGTTAACACTAATGTTATTTTTGAAAAGGATGGCGCATGAGATTTTTTACAAGTATAAAAAAAACTCATGCTTTTGTTAGCACACTTTCCGCTTTCTCTTTATGTTATTTGTTTATCTTTTGTGCACGGCTGCATGATGATGCACTCAATGAAGATGGAATTTTCTATCAACTCTGAAGTGATTTTACTTCAAAAAAACTCTGAAGTGATCACTGAACCTCAGCTCCGCATATTTTGCCTGAGCAAATCTGCCCTTGTCTGTGCTTGCTTGCAGGCGATCCCAAGGGAGGCGAAGCACTTCGAGCTAGGGGAGGCCCGGTACTACACGGTGCTGGTGTGGTCGGCCGTGCTGTGGCAGTGCTTCTTCCTGGGCGCCGTGGGGGTCATCTTCTGCGTGCACACGCTGCTCGCGGGCATCCTCATCGCCGTGTTCATCCCGGTCACGGAGGTGGCCGCCGTGATCTTCCTGCACGAGAAGTTCAGTAGCGAGAAGGGCGTGGCGCTGGTGCTCTCGCTCTGGGGCCTCGCGTCCTACTCCTACGGCGAGTGGAGCGACTCCAGGGCCAAGAAGAAGGCTGAGGCCGCCGCGGAAGGCCAGGCCTCGTGATTCTTATACTGCAACTGTGGACGATGATGAGAGATCGAGGCTCTGATCTCTTCCCGTTGTACTTTCTATATGCTGTGGTTGTGGCCGTGTCGATGGAGTCGCGTAAGTCGTCACCTGCAACTGTAGGATGGTCAACATTCTTCAGTTCAGTTGGGTGGGTAGTACTGTACTGCATGGTGCATGGAGGTGTGTATGTCATACTAGTACTGTACCGTACAGTACATGAAACTGCTCGCTACGTTTGAAGTCGTAGCAAAGCGATCGGCGCACTTGTAACCCGATTCCGGGTATGGTTAGAACGAATACAAAATATGTTTCTGTGACTATTCTCCACAGTTAAAACGAGAGCCAGTCTAGGAGGACCTAGATGTTTTTTCACTAAAAAGAAAATAGTCACCAAATTTGAGCTGGAGAAAATCAAACTAGAACCTAGGTGCTTGCAACCCGAACCAGTTGAGCAAACCTCACTTCCTTGTTCTCCACAATTACACTGATCTAGTGCGGTTATGAGTGACCCGGTGGACACGTGCCTTTTGGCTGAGTTCTTGCATGAAATTATTTGGTATTCTTGGTGCTAGGACGGTAGGACATGTGGGAGATAATCTAGATCATGTAATGAATCATTCATCTCACGAGGATCATTAAATCACACCTTTTCTTCATGTTCTTGAGCTCTTTTCTTGgcattttccttttccctttgaTTGAGCTCGAGTTAGTGCTTATCCTAGGGTGTATTTTTGTGCTATGAACCTCTTAATTCTATCTTGGATACATGTTCCCCGCGAGCATTAACAATTTTGGAGTTCTTGCTCAAGGTGGTTTCCGCTTTATTAGGGTTTTGAAAAATTGCAAAATTCTTGTTGAGATCTTCATTCATTTTGGagggttttttttgcaaagacTCACCATATTCTTGTGATAATACAGTTCA harbors:
- the LOC117844913 gene encoding purine permease 3 isoform X2, which codes for MDVEARKDAAPARGKAMRRLLVALNCGMLALGAIGGPLLSRLYFSKGGHRQWLSAWLETAGWPLLLVPVVAAYVARRARDRAAPALLTPPRILLAAVGLGVATGVDDFIYAYGLSYLPVSTSAILISTQLAFTVLFAFLVVRQRLTAASVNAVALLTVGAVVLGLHVSSDRPPGVTRGQYWLGFILTLGAAALYGLVLPLVELAYRRAAGGGRAVTYALVIEMQLVMGFFATAFCTVGMIVNKDFQAIPREAKHFELGEARYYTVLVWSAVLWQCFFLGAVGVIFCVHTLLAGILIAVFIPVTEVAAVIFLHEKFSSEKGVALVLSLWGLASYSYGEWSDSRAKKKAEAAAEGQAS